One genomic region from Polyangium spumosum encodes:
- a CDS encoding OmpP1/FadL family transporter yields MKRTNSPRRRAAAIGALAAISFGLFAGPASAAGLYLSERGVRPLGRGGAFVAGADDLGAVVYNPAGLFDAGMSVLFDASYVHFSSEYTRSTIVRQTDPNTGATVSEGEQTFDPVRGSAPFLPIPTLGFSFVPHDQWVVGVGLWAPYAGIATYPETVNGGPAPQRYSLLSLEGSVLAVGGVYAAYAPTPNLRIGAGIEVLAGTFRSTVVFSGCVPDRFFCAPEQPSWDVLAELAVGPIVAPSGNVGVIYIPHPKVRVGLSGHLPFWVRSSGTIRTRLPSAAPFATARQEGEDADVAFELPWNVRLGIEARPTDKLRAELAFAYEDWGVHDSIRVDPDGVALKNVVGFPDTYYLPPVNLQRNFQGAFSTQVGGEYTIPLGKVRLDVRAGLRFETSAVPREYVSVLTIDSNKLTPSIGAGLHVGPVRLDVVAAHVILFSQDVDPREAKIEQVSPLVANPPPQPNIINGGRYSASATILGLGATYTFGKAAPAKAKAAGSGT; encoded by the coding sequence ATGAAACGGACGAATTCCCCGCGGAGGCGCGCCGCCGCGATCGGCGCGCTGGCCGCCATTTCGTTCGGGCTCTTCGCCGGACCCGCCTCCGCGGCGGGGCTCTACCTCTCGGAGCGCGGCGTGCGTCCGCTCGGTCGAGGAGGCGCGTTCGTCGCGGGCGCCGACGACCTCGGCGCCGTCGTGTACAACCCGGCGGGCCTCTTCGACGCCGGGATGAGCGTGCTCTTCGACGCGAGTTACGTTCATTTTTCGAGCGAATACACGCGAAGCACGATCGTCCGGCAGACGGATCCGAACACGGGCGCGACCGTGAGCGAGGGCGAGCAGACGTTCGATCCGGTGCGAGGGAGCGCGCCGTTTTTGCCGATCCCCACGCTCGGGTTCTCGTTCGTCCCGCACGACCAATGGGTGGTGGGCGTCGGGCTGTGGGCGCCTTATGCGGGGATCGCGACGTATCCGGAGACGGTGAACGGGGGCCCCGCGCCGCAGCGGTATTCGCTGCTCTCGCTCGAAGGCTCGGTCCTCGCGGTGGGCGGCGTTTACGCGGCCTACGCGCCGACGCCGAACCTGCGGATCGGCGCGGGGATCGAGGTGCTCGCGGGGACGTTCCGGAGCACGGTGGTCTTCTCGGGTTGCGTGCCGGATCGATTCTTCTGCGCGCCGGAGCAGCCGTCGTGGGACGTGCTCGCGGAGCTCGCGGTAGGGCCGATCGTGGCGCCGTCGGGGAACGTGGGGGTGATCTACATCCCGCACCCCAAGGTGAGGGTGGGTTTGTCGGGGCATCTGCCGTTCTGGGTGCGCTCGAGCGGGACGATCCGGACGCGGCTGCCGTCGGCGGCGCCGTTCGCGACGGCGCGGCAGGAGGGGGAGGACGCGGACGTGGCCTTCGAGCTGCCGTGGAACGTGCGGCTCGGGATCGAGGCGCGGCCGACGGACAAACTACGCGCGGAGCTCGCGTTCGCTTATGAAGATTGGGGCGTGCACGACAGCATCCGCGTGGATCCGGACGGCGTCGCGCTGAAGAACGTGGTGGGTTTTCCCGATACGTATTACCTGCCGCCCGTGAACCTGCAGCGCAATTTCCAGGGCGCGTTCTCGACCCAGGTCGGCGGCGAATACACGATCCCGCTCGGCAAGGTGCGGCTCGACGTGCGGGCGGGCTTGCGGTTCGAGACGAGCGCGGTGCCGAGGGAGTACGTCTCGGTGTTGACGATCGATTCGAACAAGCTGACGCCCTCGATCGGCGCGGGGCTCCACGTGGGGCCGGTCCGGCTCGACGTCGTGGCGGCGCACGTGATCCTGTTCTCGCAGGACGTCGACCCGCGGGAGGCGAAGATCGAGCAGGTGAGCCCGCTCGTGGCGAACCCGCCCCCGCAGCCGAACATCATCAACGGCGGGAGGTATTCGGCGAGCGCGACGATCCTCGGCCTCGGGGCGACGTACACGTTCGGGAAGGCTGCGCCGGCGAAGGCGAAGGCGGCGGGGAGCGGGACGTAG
- a CDS encoding helicase-related protein, protein MSKPITRIGFSEAKKLLDFHANGPIGEHLAAEQLRGAVALHNILATQDFAYLADEVGMGKTYVALGVLCLLRFAHPDLRVLVIAPKKNIQEKWLKEWRNLVATNYLATDLVVKSFGNTPARPAVACHSLPGWAEEVVKNPDRDVFLRLPSFSFGMAQEESAARESKKRMRDELVRLGPMLERAGLDLRSLQDNNAFKDAYARSINALLPHYDLVIIDEAHNLKHGYGDSGRVSARNRLLAMTLGSAPDGAHEAFPLWGKRFDRVLFLSATPLESHYEELHHQLALFGFETSGSALLGEDAEKRAKEFMIRRLTRLDVAGDTYTKNMYRREWRGGGVRTHDEALEVPDAQSRLVVALVQRKVAEVIRHPKFDKTFQMGMLASFESFGETARKKRRGSSGEDANFDGSEQAETDAEKEGADVGVIKGLRTSYYKHVAQRPMPHPKMDCVVDSLRTTFGDGQKALVFVRRIRSVQEIGEKLRDHYDAWIEQNLRRELPNMGYELGKVFERYRAWRQSRMLASHIEEEAPRVEGEEGGAPRSATDEESGEVDDPNDDVTFFSWFFRGTGPEKCFSGASFRNNQLQGDTSPFGTFFDENYVLLLLGAAASEDPLGALSRAVEQNRAALGERLRRIATSRVRGRRGEVPRRAIFEAYQAAALVVLAGARLSFKRWAEAEALLDLRFPGTKREPERTERSSFPGPDEYLKIRTFFSGVQERPALARVFFPTRFERPAQFALDRELRRELLSCTARLGHAFITLWALAADLFGSLEARRAERSHDVVSKLLNKYCDRLESEICRGGLTAMYELSSVSQNFDEIVRLNFPEAKRAKYTDSIRKELRKELSAQRPVAGMFGGVTPRIVKQFRMPGYPLVLVSTDVVKEGEDLHTFCSKVIHYGIAWNPSEMEQRTGRIDRIGSATHRRLGALDRPVRVDEKLEAQYPYLGETVERLQMARLFRKMNRFVRAMHQSFGGEDLGTRSRESSVHVDQAFARDERDTAPIEGRLETKFEIDPKLLRGTQKINPAEKEERAEACVAHFSELVKSLGKRIRIDWHDEKREAGVGTTYRRGPRLLRPQEKDPWGENGVRQQPFLLYVEGAPIEGRALVHLTSPVGCIREDEPALAKLLEYQETFLGARICLVSEGEGLRSYTVTVEGDVLLDPETTDVEELCDLFAAVALCADDVEHVLLSDEDREYETFKEDLKKERATAHDG, encoded by the coding sequence ATGAGCAAGCCCATCACGCGCATCGGCTTTTCCGAAGCCAAAAAGCTCCTAGATTTTCACGCGAATGGCCCCATCGGTGAGCACCTGGCCGCCGAGCAGCTCCGCGGCGCCGTGGCGCTCCACAACATACTCGCGACGCAAGACTTCGCCTATCTCGCCGACGAGGTAGGGATGGGCAAAACGTACGTGGCGCTCGGCGTCCTTTGCCTGCTCCGATTCGCGCATCCGGATCTGCGCGTGCTGGTGATCGCGCCCAAGAAGAACATCCAAGAAAAGTGGCTCAAGGAGTGGAGGAACCTCGTCGCCACGAACTACCTTGCCACGGACCTCGTCGTGAAGTCCTTCGGCAACACGCCTGCGCGGCCTGCGGTTGCCTGCCACAGCCTGCCAGGATGGGCGGAGGAGGTCGTGAAGAACCCGGACCGGGACGTGTTCTTGCGGCTCCCGAGCTTCAGCTTCGGCATGGCGCAGGAGGAGAGCGCGGCGCGGGAGAGCAAGAAGCGGATGAGGGACGAACTCGTCCGGCTGGGGCCGATGCTCGAACGCGCGGGCCTCGACCTGCGTTCGCTCCAGGACAACAACGCATTCAAAGACGCGTACGCGCGGAGCATCAACGCGCTGCTGCCGCATTACGATCTCGTCATCATAGACGAGGCGCACAACCTGAAGCATGGGTATGGCGACTCCGGCCGCGTGTCGGCGCGCAATCGTCTGCTCGCGATGACGCTAGGTTCGGCGCCGGACGGTGCGCACGAGGCGTTTCCGCTCTGGGGGAAGCGCTTCGATCGGGTACTGTTCCTCTCGGCGACGCCCCTTGAGAGCCATTACGAAGAACTTCACCATCAGCTCGCGTTGTTCGGGTTCGAGACGTCGGGGAGCGCCCTTCTCGGCGAGGACGCCGAAAAGCGGGCGAAGGAGTTCATGATCCGTCGGCTCACGCGCCTCGATGTAGCGGGTGATACGTACACGAAGAACATGTACCGCCGCGAGTGGCGGGGCGGAGGCGTGCGGACGCACGACGAGGCGCTCGAGGTCCCGGACGCTCAGAGTCGGCTGGTCGTGGCGCTCGTCCAGCGGAAGGTCGCGGAGGTCATTCGGCACCCGAAATTCGACAAGACGTTTCAAATGGGAATGCTCGCCTCGTTCGAGAGCTTCGGAGAAACGGCGCGCAAGAAGCGGCGCGGATCCTCCGGGGAAGACGCGAATTTCGACGGCTCGGAGCAGGCGGAGACCGATGCCGAGAAGGAAGGGGCCGACGTCGGCGTCATCAAGGGGCTCCGGACGTCCTACTACAAGCACGTGGCCCAGCGCCCGATGCCGCACCCCAAGATGGATTGCGTCGTCGACAGCCTTCGCACGACGTTCGGCGATGGTCAGAAGGCGCTCGTCTTCGTCCGGCGCATCCGGAGCGTCCAGGAGATCGGTGAGAAGCTCCGCGACCATTACGACGCGTGGATCGAGCAGAACCTCCGCCGCGAGTTGCCGAACATGGGGTACGAGCTCGGGAAAGTATTCGAGAGGTATCGAGCGTGGCGCCAGAGTCGAATGCTCGCTTCGCACATCGAAGAGGAGGCGCCTCGCGTTGAGGGGGAGGAGGGAGGGGCGCCACGCAGCGCCACGGACGAGGAGTCGGGAGAGGTCGACGATCCGAACGACGACGTTACGTTCTTTTCGTGGTTCTTCCGAGGCACGGGGCCGGAGAAATGCTTCTCGGGGGCGTCTTTCCGAAACAACCAGCTTCAGGGTGACACGTCACCCTTCGGCACGTTCTTCGACGAAAACTATGTCCTCCTCTTGCTTGGCGCTGCGGCGAGCGAGGATCCGCTGGGCGCGCTCTCCCGGGCCGTGGAGCAGAACCGGGCAGCGCTCGGTGAGCGGCTCCGGCGCATCGCGACGTCGAGGGTCCGGGGGAGGCGAGGTGAGGTTCCACGGCGTGCCATTTTCGAGGCATATCAAGCCGCCGCGCTCGTCGTGCTCGCGGGGGCGCGGCTCTCGTTCAAGAGGTGGGCGGAGGCCGAGGCGCTCCTCGACTTGCGCTTTCCCGGCACGAAGCGGGAGCCGGAGCGGACGGAGCGGAGCTCCTTTCCGGGGCCGGACGAGTATCTCAAGATCCGGACATTTTTCTCGGGAGTGCAGGAGCGTCCAGCGCTCGCGCGGGTGTTCTTTCCGACCAGATTCGAGCGGCCCGCACAGTTTGCGCTCGATCGGGAGCTGCGCCGGGAATTGCTTTCATGTACCGCGCGGCTTGGGCACGCCTTCATCACGTTATGGGCGCTCGCAGCCGATTTATTCGGCTCGCTCGAGGCGAGGCGAGCCGAGCGCAGCCATGACGTCGTATCGAAGTTGTTGAATAAATACTGTGATCGCCTCGAATCCGAGATCTGTCGTGGTGGGCTCACGGCGATGTATGAGCTGTCGAGCGTCTCGCAGAACTTCGACGAGATCGTCCGCCTGAACTTCCCGGAGGCGAAGCGAGCCAAGTATACGGATTCGATACGCAAGGAGTTGCGCAAGGAGCTCTCCGCACAGCGACCGGTCGCCGGGATGTTCGGTGGTGTCACGCCTCGGATCGTGAAGCAGTTTCGGATGCCGGGGTATCCACTCGTCCTGGTCTCCACGGACGTCGTGAAGGAGGGTGAAGATCTCCACACGTTCTGCTCGAAGGTCATCCATTACGGCATCGCCTGGAATCCTTCAGAGATGGAGCAGCGAACGGGTCGAATCGATCGGATTGGTTCTGCGACGCACCGGCGACTCGGCGCGCTCGATCGGCCGGTGCGGGTGGACGAGAAGCTCGAGGCACAATACCCGTACCTCGGAGAGACCGTAGAGCGACTCCAGATGGCGCGGCTCTTCCGCAAGATGAATCGCTTCGTTCGAGCGATGCACCAGTCGTTCGGCGGCGAGGATCTCGGGACCAGGAGCCGCGAGTCGTCAGTTCACGTGGACCAGGCCTTCGCCAGGGACGAACGCGACACGGCCCCGATCGAGGGGCGGCTCGAGACGAAGTTCGAGATTGATCCGAAGCTCCTGCGCGGGACACAAAAGATCAATCCAGCGGAGAAGGAGGAGCGGGCCGAGGCGTGTGTCGCACACTTCTCGGAGCTCGTGAAATCCCTCGGGAAACGGATCCGGATCGATTGGCACGACGAGAAGCGTGAAGCGGGTGTGGGGACGACCTATAGGCGGGGGCCACGGCTCCTCCGCCCGCAGGAAAAAGACCCTTGGGGCGAGAATGGTGTGCGGCAACAACCATTTTTGCTATACGTCGAAGGCGCGCCGATCGAGGGGCGGGCACTCGTGCATTTAACGAGTCCGGTTGGATGCATTCGCGAGGACGAGCCCGCCCTGGCGAAGCTGCTGGAATATCAGGAAACATTCCTGGGCGCGCGCATCTGTCTCGTCTCGGAGGGGGAGGGGTTGCGGAGCTATACAGTGACCGTGGAGGGGGATGTCCTGCTCGATCCGGAGACGACCGACGTGGAAGAACTCTGTGATCTCTTCGCCGCGGTCGCGCTTTGCGCGGACGACGTGGAGCACGTGCTCCTGTCGGATGAAGATCGCGAGTACGAGACGTTCAAAGAGGATCTAAAGAAGGAGCGGGCCACGGCGCATGATGGATAG
- a CDS encoding bifunctional alpha,alpha-trehalose-phosphate synthase (UDP-forming)/trehalose-phosphatase: MSRILLVSNRLPVTVKVEHGEVLVTRSPGGLATGMKGPHERSGGLWLGYPGDIARLAPDQRTALEARLEELRYVPLHLSSGEVSRYYEGFSNGVLWPLFHYLLDRIPLGDRDWESYRRVNERFAELVAAHYREGDVVWVHDYQLMLVPGMLRKKIPNARIGFFLHIPFPSAEVFRILPWRAQILEGLLGADLVGFHTLSYMRHFASALLLVLGFEADVDRIYTEGREVRLGAFPMGIDAAALSTLAGSAEVEAEAQAIRQPGQHILLGIDRLDYTKGIPRRLLAIERLLEREPSLRGKLRLVQVTVPSRTNVEAYQGFRSQVDELVGRINGAYATVHSVPIHSMYRSFNERQLASLYRAADVMIVTPLRDGMNLVAKEFVASRTDEDGVLVLSELAGAASELGDALVVNPYDIGEVAAAIKRALVMPEAERRTRMQNLRRRVLQNDVHGWARSFLETLEEQNESMSAGGLAATKPAALETLTAELRAAPSLTVLLDYDGTLVQFARSPEDAAPDRELRNLLTALARRRDTQVFVVSGRTRDVLERWFGDLPIGLAAEHGFWTRDVPGQEWRARKDIPSDWSAKFLPLLRQLVARTPGAILEEKSASLTFHYRMADPAFGALRAKELRLHFGSLLKNAPVEILPGDKIVEIRAMGAGPGALVSSLLEAAPETRLVALGDDLVDEEMFAALPPPHIAVHVGPRPSRAPYRLSEPTAARAFLKALADG, from the coding sequence TTGTCACGCATCCTCCTCGTCTCGAACCGCCTGCCTGTCACCGTGAAGGTCGAACACGGTGAGGTCCTCGTCACCCGCAGCCCCGGAGGGCTCGCGACCGGCATGAAAGGGCCCCACGAGCGCTCGGGGGGCCTCTGGCTCGGCTACCCCGGCGACATCGCCCGCCTCGCGCCCGATCAGCGCACGGCCCTCGAAGCGCGCCTGGAAGAGCTCCGTTATGTACCGCTGCACCTCTCCTCGGGCGAGGTCTCCAGGTACTACGAGGGCTTCTCCAATGGCGTCCTCTGGCCCCTCTTCCATTATTTGCTCGACCGCATCCCCCTCGGCGACCGCGACTGGGAGAGCTACCGCCGCGTGAACGAGCGATTCGCGGAGCTCGTCGCCGCCCACTACCGCGAGGGCGACGTCGTCTGGGTCCACGACTATCAGCTCATGCTCGTCCCCGGAATGCTGCGGAAGAAAATACCGAACGCCAGGATCGGTTTTTTTCTGCACATCCCATTCCCCTCCGCGGAGGTCTTTCGTATCCTGCCCTGGCGCGCCCAGATCCTCGAGGGCCTGCTCGGCGCCGACCTCGTCGGGTTCCACACGCTCTCGTACATGCGCCATTTCGCGTCGGCGCTGCTCCTCGTGCTCGGCTTCGAGGCCGACGTCGACCGCATCTACACCGAAGGGCGCGAGGTCCGGCTCGGCGCCTTCCCCATGGGCATCGACGCCGCCGCGCTCTCCACCCTCGCCGGCTCCGCCGAGGTCGAGGCGGAGGCGCAGGCCATTCGCCAGCCGGGGCAGCACATCCTGCTCGGCATCGACCGCCTCGATTACACGAAGGGCATCCCGCGCCGCCTCCTCGCCATCGAGCGCCTCCTCGAACGCGAGCCCTCGCTCCGCGGCAAGCTCCGCCTCGTCCAGGTCACCGTCCCCTCGCGCACCAACGTCGAGGCCTACCAGGGCTTCCGCAGCCAGGTCGACGAGCTCGTGGGCCGCATCAATGGCGCCTACGCCACGGTCCACTCCGTGCCCATTCATTCGATGTACCGCTCCTTCAACGAGCGGCAGCTCGCCTCGCTCTACCGCGCCGCCGACGTCATGATCGTCACGCCCTTGCGCGACGGGATGAACCTCGTCGCCAAGGAGTTCGTCGCGTCCCGCACCGACGAGGACGGCGTGCTCGTCCTCAGCGAGCTCGCGGGCGCCGCCTCCGAGCTCGGCGACGCCCTGGTCGTCAATCCCTACGATATCGGCGAGGTCGCGGCCGCCATCAAGCGGGCCCTCGTCATGCCCGAGGCCGAGCGCCGCACGCGCATGCAGAACCTGAGGCGACGCGTCCTCCAGAACGACGTCCACGGCTGGGCCCGGAGCTTCCTCGAGACGCTCGAGGAGCAAAACGAATCCATGAGCGCGGGCGGCCTCGCCGCGACCAAGCCCGCCGCCCTCGAGACGCTCACCGCCGAGCTCCGCGCCGCCCCGAGCCTCACGGTGCTGCTCGATTACGACGGCACCCTCGTCCAGTTCGCCCGCTCCCCCGAGGACGCCGCGCCCGACCGGGAGCTCCGCAACCTGCTCACGGCCCTCGCCCGCCGCCGCGACACCCAGGTGTTCGTCGTGAGCGGCCGGACGCGCGACGTCCTCGAGCGCTGGTTCGGCGACCTGCCCATCGGCCTCGCCGCCGAGCATGGCTTCTGGACGCGCGACGTCCCGGGCCAGGAATGGCGCGCCCGCAAGGACATCCCGTCCGATTGGAGCGCGAAATTCCTGCCCTTGCTCCGCCAGCTCGTCGCGCGCACGCCGGGCGCGATCCTCGAAGAGAAGAGCGCCTCGCTCACCTTCCACTACCGCATGGCCGACCCTGCGTTCGGCGCGCTCCGGGCCAAGGAGCTCCGGCTCCACTTCGGTTCCCTGCTCAAGAACGCGCCCGTCGAGATCCTCCCCGGCGACAAGATCGTCGAGATTCGTGCCATGGGCGCGGGCCCCGGCGCGCTCGTCTCCTCCCTGCTCGAAGCCGCTCCGGAGACCCGCCTCGTCGCGCTCGGCGACGACCTCGTCGACGAAGAAATGTTCGCCGCGCTTCCGCCCCCGCACATCGCCGTGCACGTCGGCCCGAGGCCGAGCCGCGCCCCCTACCGTTTGTCCGAGCCCACGGCCGCGCGCGCGTTCCTCAAGGCCCTCGCCGACGGCTGA
- a CDS encoding serine/threonine-protein kinase: MEAERGAPRVRVVGRYRVYDEIAAGGMATVHLGRLVGDEGFSRTVAIKRLHPWHARVPEVVTMFTDEARIAARIRHPNVVGTLDVVSQEGEVFLVMEYVHGEPLSRLISAASKRKQKIPPRIVAAVLASALRGLHAAHEAKDTRGEPLGVVHRDVSPQNVLVGADGVSRVLDFGIARAAGRAHVTSDHTIKGKLAYMSPEQLRGEVLDRRADVYAAGVVLWEALTCRRLYAGASEDLALVRLLEAEVEAPSKRVADLPPSFDEVTLRALRRDADARFATALEMAVALEACGPLATPSEIAAWVEELSGDTLAERARLMQAIEGEERRAPRSAAPEKVASSSDEPTLLDMTPSPAGAPAQEAAPTAPIVVSVENAAPTSAPDRRASPVVLALVGLVGILVVLLVVILLRGGPESAASPPAASSIPARLAAPELVSSPQSLPSAPAPPPPAPSLAPLPSAAPSRAAPPRPQAPRAKPAARIDGCDPPFFIDAAGRKKYKRQCL, from the coding sequence ATGGAAGCCGAACGGGGCGCGCCCCGGGTCCGGGTTGTGGGCCGGTACCGCGTGTACGACGAGATCGCGGCGGGCGGCATGGCCACGGTTCACCTCGGGAGGCTCGTCGGGGACGAGGGGTTCTCGCGGACGGTGGCGATCAAGCGCCTGCACCCCTGGCACGCGCGCGTGCCCGAGGTCGTCACGATGTTCACGGACGAGGCGCGGATCGCGGCGCGGATCCGGCACCCGAACGTGGTGGGCACGCTCGACGTGGTGTCGCAGGAGGGCGAGGTCTTCCTGGTCATGGAGTACGTGCACGGCGAGCCGCTGTCGCGGCTCATCAGCGCGGCGAGCAAGCGAAAGCAGAAGATCCCGCCGAGGATCGTGGCCGCGGTGCTCGCGAGCGCGCTCCGGGGCCTGCACGCGGCGCACGAGGCCAAGGACACGCGAGGCGAGCCGCTCGGCGTGGTGCACCGCGACGTGTCGCCGCAGAACGTGCTCGTCGGCGCGGACGGCGTCTCGCGTGTGCTCGATTTCGGGATCGCGCGCGCGGCCGGCCGGGCGCACGTGACGAGCGACCATACGATCAAGGGCAAACTCGCGTACATGTCGCCCGAGCAGCTCCGCGGCGAGGTGCTCGATCGGCGGGCGGACGTGTATGCCGCGGGCGTGGTGTTATGGGAGGCGCTCACGTGCCGGCGCCTTTATGCGGGGGCGTCGGAGGACCTCGCGCTCGTGCGGCTGCTCGAGGCCGAGGTCGAGGCGCCGAGCAAACGCGTGGCCGATCTGCCGCCGAGCTTCGATGAGGTCACGCTCCGGGCGCTCCGTCGCGACGCGGACGCGCGTTTCGCGACGGCGCTCGAAATGGCCGTCGCCCTCGAGGCGTGCGGGCCACTCGCGACGCCGTCGGAGATCGCCGCGTGGGTCGAGGAGCTCTCGGGGGACACGCTCGCCGAGCGGGCGCGGCTGATGCAAGCGATCGAGGGCGAGGAGCGCCGCGCCCCGAGGAGCGCCGCGCCGGAGAAGGTCGCTTCGAGCTCGGACGAGCCGACGTTGCTCGACATGACGCCCTCGCCAGCGGGCGCTCCGGCCCAGGAGGCCGCGCCGACGGCGCCGATCGTGGTCTCGGTGGAGAATGCCGCGCCGACGAGCGCGCCGGATCGACGCGCGTCGCCCGTGGTGCTCGCGCTCGTCGGGCTCGTCGGGATCCTCGTGGTTTTGCTGGTCGTCATTCTCTTGCGGGGAGGGCCGGAGAGCGCGGCCTCTCCGCCGGCCGCGTCCTCGATTCCCGCGCGCCTCGCCGCGCCGGAGCTGGTTTCTTCACCGCAATCGCTCCCCTCCGCGCCTGCGCCGCCGCCTCCCGCGCCGAGCCTCGCGCCGCTGCCGAGCGCCGCGCCGAGCCGGGCGGCGCCGCCGCGCCCGCAGGCTCCGCGGGCGAAACCCGCCGCGCGGATCGACGGCTGTGATCCGCCGTTCTTCATCGACGCGGCCGGTCGAAAGAAATACAAGCGGCAATGCCTTTGA
- a CDS encoding sigma 54-interacting transcriptional regulator produces MSGFEDDDVFDDKVETELAQRPERAASPGFSLVVVAGPSRGQTFAVAPGHPSRVLVGQSPSCDLRIDDRLVSRRHAAFEIRRGKLRVTDLDSTNGTSVQGVAVLDALLVGGEVVTMGETQIRVDRLADQAPAAIPSAVRFGSMVGASPEMRALYPLCERLSGALVPVLIEGETGTGKEVLAESLHEMGPRKHGPFVVFDCTAVPPNLVESALFGHERGAFTGATESRKGVFEEAHGGTLLLDEIGDLELPLQAKLLRALERSEVQRVGSNRWIRVDARILAATRRDLDHEIQEGRFRDDLFYRLAVARIELPPLRRRSGDVLVLAQHFWRKLASKDTPFPPEFAARITDYAWPGNVRELYNAVARRVALGELAPIATARPGAPKPAGVPRPSAKAASAADWIEEILALELPLPRARERVVEVFERRYVERVLAAHGGNVGAAAAASGIARRYFQLIKARHKG; encoded by the coding sequence ATGAGCGGGTTCGAAGACGACGACGTGTTCGACGACAAGGTGGAGACGGAGCTCGCGCAGAGGCCCGAGCGCGCGGCTTCACCCGGGTTCTCGCTCGTGGTCGTCGCCGGCCCGAGCCGCGGGCAGACGTTCGCCGTCGCCCCGGGGCACCCGTCGCGCGTGCTCGTCGGGCAGAGCCCGAGCTGTGACCTCCGGATCGACGATCGGCTGGTCTCGCGCAGGCACGCGGCCTTCGAGATCCGCCGAGGCAAGCTGCGCGTGACCGACCTCGACTCGACGAACGGCACGTCGGTGCAAGGCGTGGCCGTGCTCGACGCGCTGCTCGTGGGCGGCGAGGTCGTCACGATGGGCGAGACGCAGATCCGCGTGGACAGGCTCGCCGATCAGGCGCCCGCGGCGATCCCTTCGGCCGTGCGGTTCGGCTCGATGGTCGGCGCGAGCCCGGAGATGCGCGCGCTGTATCCGCTCTGCGAGCGGCTCTCGGGCGCGCTCGTGCCCGTGCTCATCGAGGGCGAGACGGGCACGGGCAAGGAGGTCCTGGCCGAGTCGCTGCACGAGATGGGGCCACGCAAGCACGGGCCGTTCGTGGTCTTCGATTGCACGGCCGTCCCGCCGAACCTGGTCGAGTCCGCGCTCTTCGGGCACGAGCGCGGGGCGTTCACGGGCGCGACCGAGTCACGCAAGGGCGTGTTCGAGGAGGCGCACGGCGGCACGCTCCTGCTCGACGAGATCGGGGATCTGGAGCTGCCGCTGCAGGCGAAGTTGCTGCGCGCGCTCGAGCGCTCGGAGGTGCAGCGCGTGGGCTCGAACCGGTGGATCCGCGTCGACGCGCGGATCCTGGCGGCGACGCGGCGCGACCTCGATCACGAGATCCAGGAGGGCAGGTTCCGCGACGATCTGTTCTATCGGCTCGCGGTGGCGCGGATCGAGCTGCCGCCGCTGCGGCGTCGATCGGGCGACGTGCTCGTGCTCGCGCAGCACTTCTGGCGGAAGCTCGCGAGCAAGGACACGCCGTTCCCGCCGGAGTTCGCCGCGCGTATCACGGACTACGCCTGGCCGGGCAACGTGCGCGAGCTCTACAACGCGGTCGCGCGTCGCGTCGCCCTCGGCGAACTCGCGCCCATCGCGACGGCGCGGCCGGGCGCGCCAAAACCCGCGGGCGTGCCGAGGCCAAGCGCGAAGGCCGCGTCCGCGGCCGACTGGATCGAGGAGATCCTCGCGCTCGAGTTGCCGCTCCCCCGCGCGCGAGAGCGCGTGGTCGAGGTGTTCGAGCGGAGGTACGTGGAGCGCGTGCTCGCGGCGCACGGCGGGAACGTGGGCGCGGCGGCGGCGGCGTCGGGGATCGCGCGGCGGTACTTTCAGCTCATCAAGGCGCGCCACAAGGGTTAA
- a CDS encoding dihydrofolate reductase family protein gives MRKLVYHVASTVDGFIAREDHSFDCFPMEGDHVTDYLASLSGYSAVVMGRRTYDLGLKVGVTDPYPMLETYVFSRTLKESPNPRVKVVAEDAVGFVRGLKAKEGKPIYLCGGGDFAGMLLAEKLVDEVLIKLNPLLLGAGIPLASRLPAPVNLTLLSTKVYRNGVLLLQYAVT, from the coding sequence ATGCGAAAACTCGTGTATCACGTCGCCAGCACGGTGGATGGTTTCATCGCGCGGGAAGACCACTCGTTTGATTGTTTCCCCATGGAAGGGGACCACGTCACCGATTACCTCGCGTCGCTGTCGGGATACAGCGCGGTCGTGATGGGCCGGCGCACGTACGACCTCGGGCTCAAGGTCGGGGTCACCGATCCTTATCCGATGCTCGAGACGTACGTCTTCTCCCGGACCTTGAAGGAGAGCCCGAATCCACGGGTGAAGGTCGTCGCGGAGGACGCGGTCGGCTTCGTCCGCGGCCTCAAGGCGAAGGAGGGAAAGCCCATCTACCTGTGCGGAGGCGGCGATTTCGCGGGGATGCTCCTCGCCGAGAAGCTCGTCGACGAGGTGCTGATCAAGCTGAACCCGCTCCTGCTCGGCGCGGGGATCCCCCTCGCCTCGCGCCTCCCCGCGCCCGTGAACCTCACGCTCCTGTCGACGAAGGTCTACCGCAATGGCGTGCTCTTGCTGCAGTACGCGGTGACTTGA